The following coding sequences are from one Ancylobacter sp. TS-1 window:
- a CDS encoding ABC transporter ATP-binding protein: MADVVLKGVTKSFGKAGDKRAVDAVDLHIADGEFVVLLGPTGAGKTTTLRLIAGLEKPDAGTISIGGRPMEGLAPAGRDVAFVFQQYSLYPHLTVYENLAFPLRSPARRMDAATLDARVREVAKMVRIDHKLENRSTRLSGGEMQRVAIGRALVRRPAIYLMDEPLSSLDAKLRGELRLELKRIQKELGATLLYVTHDQIEAMTMADRIGILAEGKLVQIGTPREIYADPANLHVAARLGQPHINILPVDLLPGVSAPAGTASIGARTEHIAIAPSAEGNARVDWIEHLGDQNHLHIRLGGHKLVTLADPDMPVSPGDSISLALRNPLYFGRDGQRLV, translated from the coding sequence ATGGCTGACGTAGTCCTGAAGGGCGTCACCAAGAGTTTCGGCAAGGCGGGCGACAAGCGCGCCGTCGACGCCGTCGACCTGCACATCGCCGATGGCGAGTTCGTGGTGCTGCTCGGCCCGACCGGGGCGGGCAAGACCACGACGCTGCGCCTCATCGCCGGACTGGAGAAGCCGGACGCCGGCACCATCTCCATCGGCGGGCGGCCGATGGAGGGGCTGGCGCCGGCCGGGCGCGACGTCGCCTTCGTGTTCCAGCAATATTCGCTCTACCCGCATCTGACCGTCTACGAGAACCTCGCCTTCCCGCTGCGCTCGCCGGCCCGCCGCATGGACGCGGCGACCCTCGACGCGCGGGTGCGCGAAGTGGCGAAGATGGTGCGCATCGACCACAAGCTGGAGAACCGCTCCACCCGCCTCTCCGGCGGCGAGATGCAGCGCGTCGCCATCGGCCGCGCGCTGGTGCGCCGCCCGGCGATCTACCTGATGGACGAGCCGCTTTCCTCGCTCGACGCCAAGCTGCGCGGCGAGCTGCGCCTGGAGCTGAAGCGCATCCAGAAGGAACTCGGGGCGACGCTGCTCTACGTCACCCACGACCAGATCGAGGCGATGACCATGGCCGACCGCATCGGCATTCTCGCCGAGGGCAAGCTGGTGCAGATCGGCACGCCGCGCGAGATCTACGCCGACCCGGCCAATCTCCACGTCGCCGCCCGCCTCGGCCAGCCGCATATCAACATATTGCCGGTCGACCTGCTGCCGGGCGTCTCGGCGCCGGCGGGCACCGCCTCCATCGGCGCGCGCACGGAGCACATCGCCATCGCGCCCTCAGCGGAAGGCAATGCGCGGGTCGACTGGATCGAGCATCTGGGCGACCAGAACCACCTGCATATCAGGCTCGGCGGGCACAAGCTGGTGACGCTGGCCGACCCGGACATGCCGGTGAGCCCCGGCGACAGCATCAGCCTGGCGCTGAGGAACCCGCTCTATTTCGGCCGGGACGGCCAGCGGCTGGTGTGA
- a CDS encoding dihydroxyacetone kinase subunit DhaK, translating into MKHFFNRRDSIVTEALDGLLRTTPPGRLARLDTYPDIKVVLRADWDTSKVAVVSGGGAGHEPSHAGFVGRGLLTAAVSGEIFASPSVEAVLTAIRAVTGAPGCLLVVKNYTGDRLNFGLAAERARAEGYRVEMVIVADDIALPDIPQPRGVAGTLFVHKIAGHHAEAGADLATVAAAARAAAADIVSLGVSLSSCSIPGQPFEARLGADEGELGLGIHGEPGVERIALLPAGEIVALMAERLGARLEEGAGHALLINNLGAVPPLEMSLIAEALLASPLGRDVRLVIGPAALMTALNMNGFSLSFLRLDEARAAALASPVEPLAWRPAVPTGEVVVLPAPAAPAADGIAASADATVEAIIRTACATLTGLEEELNRLDARAGDGDTGSTVATGARAIEARLGQLPLADAAATLHAIGAELGTAMGGSSGVLLSIFFTAAAKASSEGEDLPASLGAGLDRMIFYGGATPGARTMVDALAPALAALASGGLAAAAAAATAGAEATRAMATARAGRAAYVGARDLEGSPDPGAVAVARVFEALARR; encoded by the coding sequence ATGAAACATTTCTTCAACCGCCGGGACAGCATCGTCACCGAGGCGCTGGACGGGCTCCTGCGCACGACGCCGCCCGGCCGGCTGGCCCGGCTGGACACCTATCCCGACATCAAGGTCGTGTTGCGCGCGGACTGGGACACGTCGAAGGTCGCCGTGGTCTCCGGCGGCGGCGCCGGGCATGAGCCCTCCCATGCCGGCTTCGTCGGCCGGGGCCTGCTGACCGCCGCCGTTTCCGGCGAGATCTTCGCCTCGCCCAGCGTCGAGGCCGTGCTCACCGCCATCCGCGCGGTGACCGGCGCGCCCGGCTGCCTGCTGGTGGTGAAGAACTACACCGGCGACCGGCTCAATTTCGGCCTGGCTGCCGAGCGTGCCCGCGCCGAGGGCTATCGGGTCGAGATGGTCATCGTCGCCGACGACATCGCCCTGCCGGACATTCCCCAGCCGCGCGGCGTCGCCGGCACGCTGTTCGTGCACAAGATCGCCGGCCACCATGCCGAGGCCGGGGCGGACCTCGCCACCGTCGCCGCCGCCGCCCGCGCCGCCGCCGCCGACATCGTCTCGCTCGGCGTCTCGCTGTCGTCCTGCTCCATTCCCGGCCAGCCCTTCGAGGCCCGGCTCGGCGCCGACGAGGGCGAACTCGGCCTCGGCATTCATGGTGAGCCGGGCGTCGAGCGCATCGCGCTGCTGCCCGCCGGCGAGATCGTCGCGCTGATGGCCGAACGCCTCGGCGCGCGGCTCGAAGAGGGCGCCGGCCATGCGCTGCTGATCAACAATCTCGGCGCCGTGCCGCCGCTGGAGATGAGCCTCATTGCCGAGGCGCTGCTGGCGTCCCCGCTCGGGCGGGATGTGCGGCTCGTCATCGGCCCGGCGGCGCTGATGACCGCGCTCAACATGAACGGCTTCTCGCTGTCCTTCCTGCGCCTCGACGAGGCCCGCGCGGCGGCGCTGGCCTCCCCCGTCGAGCCGCTCGCCTGGCGCCCGGCCGTGCCGACCGGCGAAGTCGTCGTGCTGCCGGCTCCCGCCGCGCCGGCGGCCGATGGCATCGCGGCGAGCGCCGACGCTACGGTGGAGGCGATCATCCGCACCGCCTGCGCCACCCTCACCGGGCTGGAGGAGGAGCTGAACCGGCTCGACGCGCGCGCCGGCGACGGCGACACCGGCTCGACGGTGGCCACCGGCGCGCGTGCCATCGAGGCGCGGCTGGGCCAGCTTCCGCTGGCCGATGCCGCCGCCACGCTCCACGCCATCGGCGCCGAACTGGGCACCGCCATGGGCGGGTCGAGCGGCGTGCTGCTCTCCATCTTCTTCACCGCCGCCGCCAAGGCGTCGTCCGAGGGGGAGGATCTGCCCGCCTCGCTTGGCGCCGGCCTCGACCGGATGATCTTCTATGGCGGAGCCACCCCGGGTGCCCGTACCATGGTCGACGCGCTGGCGCCCGCCCTGGCGGCGCTGGCGAGCGGAGGCCTCGCTGCTGCTGCCGCCGCCGCGACGGCGGGCGCTGAGGCGACGCGGGCCATGGCGACGGCGCGGGCGGGCCGCGCCGCCTATGTCGGCGCGCGCGATCTGGAAGGCTCGCCCGACCCCGGCGCGGTCGCGGTGGCCAGGGTGTTCGAGGCGCTGGCCCGGCGCTGA